Proteins co-encoded in one Ruegeria sp. YS9 genomic window:
- a CDS encoding HdeD family acid-resistance protein has translation MSDWIKWLLLGLLSIAFGIFALGNAIAASLAVTVVTGALLLIAGALQVVGGFTVEGTGNKILSLIMGAVMLFLGWSFLDHPLQGTLTLATVMLILFMAGGIARVILSFQMKGTQFFWPTMISGILSIILAGIIWSYASSEPAALLSLLGILLGIEMLFNGFGLVFMALFLKNVPKDETTKAKEA, from the coding sequence ATGAGTGACTGGATTAAATGGCTCCTGTTGGGGCTTCTATCGATAGCGTTCGGCATCTTTGCGCTGGGCAATGCGATTGCGGCTTCGCTTGCCGTAACGGTCGTGACCGGTGCGCTACTGCTGATTGCGGGCGCGTTGCAGGTGGTCGGCGGTTTCACCGTCGAAGGCACCGGCAACAAGATTCTGTCACTCATCATGGGCGCGGTCATGCTGTTCCTGGGCTGGTCCTTTCTGGATCACCCGCTACAGGGAACGCTGACGCTGGCGACCGTGATGCTGATCCTGTTCATGGCGGGCGGCATCGCACGGGTCATTCTGTCGTTCCAGATGAAAGGAACACAGTTTTTCTGGCCCACGATGATCTCGGGCATCTTGTCGATCATCCTCGCAGGTATCATCTGGTCTTACGCAAGCAGCGAACCCGCCGCCTTGCTGAGCCTTCTGGGTATCCTGCTGGGAATCGAGATGCTGTTCAACGGGTTCGGATTGGTGTTCATGGCGCTCTTCTTGAAAAACGTACCCAAGGACGAAACAACCAAAGCGAAAGAAGCTTAA
- the leuC gene encoding 3-isopropylmalate dehydratase large subunit: MSPKTLYDKIWDAHVAHEADDGTCLLYIDRHLVHEVTSPQAFEGLRMAGRKVRAPEKTIAVPDHNVPTTPDRVNGIENPESRIQVEALDKNARDFGIHYYPVNDVRQGIVHIVGPEQGWTLPGMTVVCGDSHTATHGAFGALAHGIGTSEVEHVLATQTLIQKKSKNMKVEITGKLQPGVTAKDITLAVIGKTGTAGGTGYVIEYCGEAIRNLSMEGRMTVCNMAIEGGARAGLIAPDETTFEYVKGRPHAPKGAQWEAALNWWKTLYTDEDAHFDKVITLRGEDIAPVVTWGTSPEDVLPITATVPHPEDFEGGKVEAARRSIEYMGLKAGQKLSDVEIDTVFIGSCTNGRIEDLRAAAEILKGKKIKDGMRAMVVPGSGLVRAQAEEEGLADIFKEAGFEWRLAGCSMCLAMNPDQLQPGERCAATSNRNFEGRQGRGGRTHLLSPAMAAAAAITGRLTDVRELM, encoded by the coding sequence ATGTCCCCCAAAACACTCTATGACAAGATCTGGGATGCCCATGTCGCGCACGAAGCCGATGATGGCACCTGCCTGCTGTATATCGACCGCCATCTGGTGCACGAAGTCACCAGCCCGCAGGCCTTCGAAGGTCTGCGCATGGCGGGCCGCAAGGTGCGCGCACCGGAAAAGACAATCGCCGTACCGGACCACAACGTACCCACCACACCGGACCGGGTGAACGGTATTGAAAACCCCGAATCGCGCATTCAGGTCGAAGCACTGGACAAGAACGCCCGGGATTTCGGCATTCACTATTACCCGGTGAATGACGTCCGCCAGGGCATCGTGCACATCGTCGGCCCCGAACAAGGCTGGACCCTGCCGGGCATGACTGTCGTCTGCGGCGACAGCCATACCGCCACGCACGGCGCCTTCGGCGCATTGGCCCACGGCATCGGCACGTCCGAGGTCGAACACGTTCTGGCCACGCAGACACTGATCCAGAAGAAATCCAAGAACATGAAGGTGGAAATCACCGGCAAATTGCAGCCGGGCGTGACCGCCAAGGACATCACCCTGGCCGTGATCGGCAAGACCGGCACTGCTGGCGGCACCGGCTATGTCATCGAGTATTGCGGCGAAGCCATCCGCAACCTGTCGATGGAAGGCCGCATGACCGTCTGCAACATGGCCATCGAAGGCGGCGCACGCGCGGGGCTGATCGCACCGGATGAAACCACGTTCGAATATGTCAAAGGCCGTCCGCATGCGCCCAAGGGCGCGCAGTGGGAGGCCGCTCTGAACTGGTGGAAAACGCTCTATACCGATGAAGACGCGCATTTCGACAAGGTCATCACCCTGCGTGGCGAAGACATCGCGCCCGTCGTCACCTGGGGCACCAGCCCCGAGGATGTTCTGCCGATCACGGCAACCGTGCCGCACCCCGAGGATTTCGAAGGCGGCAAGGTCGAGGCGGCCCGCCGGTCAATCGAGTACATGGGTCTGAAAGCCGGTCAGAAGCTGAGCGATGTCGAAATCGACACCGTCTTTATCGGGTCCTGCACCAACGGACGTATTGAAGACCTGCGTGCCGCGGCCGAGATCCTGAAAGGCAAGAAGATCAAGGACGGTATGCGCGCCATGGTCGTGCCCGGCTCGGGGCTGGTCCGCGCTCAGGCCGAAGAAGAAGGCCTGGCCGACATCTTCAAAGAGGCCGGATTCGAATGGCGTCTGGCAGGCTGTTCGATGTGTCTGGCGATGAACCCGGACCAGTTGCAACCGGGTGAACGTTGTGCCGCCACCTCGAACCGTAACTTCGAGGGCCGTCAGGGTCGCGGCGGGCGCACACACCTGCTGAGCCCGGCAATGGCTGCCGCAGCGGCAATCACGGGACGGCTGACAGACGTCCGTGAATTGATGTAA